A stretch of the Melanotaenia boesemani isolate fMelBoe1 chromosome 24, fMelBoe1.pri, whole genome shotgun sequence genome encodes the following:
- the LOC121635603 gene encoding calcipressin-1-like isoform X2 has protein sequence MHIKTTKCNRFCLVASVTNQEVFTRPEAQASFESLFRSFDPEVQFQYFRSFRRVRISFSDALAAAEARLRLHKTDFNGKEMRLYFAQSVHIGSPRLEPPKPEKQFLISPPASPPVGWEQSQDATPVINYDLLCAISKLGPGDKYELQTATPTTPSVVVHVCEDERGNSSAPDDSDQDDKPRTPRPKIIQTRRPDYAPGGVEQ, from the exons ATGCACATCAAAACCACCAAATGTAACCGCTTCTGCCTGGTTGCCTCGGTGACCAACCAGGAAGTGTTCACTCGACCTGAGGCGCAG GCTAGCTTTGAGTCCTTGTTCCGGTCCTTCGACCCAGAGGTCCAGTTCCAGTACTTCAGGTCTTTCCGGCGAGTCAGAATCAGCTTCAGTGACGCTCTGGCTGCAGCTGAAGCTCGACTCAGACTGCACAAAACGGACTTCAACGGCAAAGAGATGAGACTCTACTTTGCTCAG TCTGTCCACATTGGCAGTCCTCGCCTGGAGCCCCCCAAGCCTGAGAAGCAGTTCCTGATCTCCCCTCCTGCGTCTCCTCCAGTTGGCTGGGAGCAGTCCCAGGACGCCACCCCAGTTATAAACTACGACCTGCTGTGTGCCATCTCCAAACTGGGACCAG GAGATAAGTATGAGCTCCAAACAGCCACGCCCACCACCCCCAGCGTGGTTGTCCATGTGTGTGAGGATGAGCGTGGCAACAGCTCAGCTCCTGACGACAGCGACCAGGATGACAAGCCTCGCACCCCACGGCCAAAGATAATCCAGACTCGTCGCCCCGACTACGCCCCCGGGGGGGTGGAGcagtga